The Brevibacillus brevis genome contains a region encoding:
- the nagE gene encoding N-acetylglucosamine-specific PTS transporter subunit IIBC translates to MLAFLQKIGRALMLPVATLPAAAILQSFGLLKFEKDLNLGAFGAFMDSYIAPLLAAGGAAIFDNLALIFAVGVAIGLAGDAVAALAAVIAYVVLTKVLAAVPAAMPFIADDLKLNMGVIGGIMAGGIAAFFYNRYHSIKLPEWLGFFGGKRFVPIITSLSMVVIGLIFGIIWGPIQIALDSLGSWIVGLGATGSFLFGFFNRLLVPFGLHHVLNAIAWFQIGDFTDATGKVVHGDLHRFFAGDPSAGMFMTGFYPIMMFALPGAAFAIIHSARPEKRKVVASMFIGAALASFLTGITEVVEFAFMFAAPLLYFVHAILTGVSGYIVTSLGIKHGFGFSAGLIDYGINFHLSTNAWMIIPIGLAFAVVYYVLFRFMIVKLNLKTPGREDDEEMTATATGRNNSMQDKAIQVLTHIGGKENVVSVDACITRLRLVLKDDKKVNDKALKDLGAAGVMRLGQGSVQVVFGTHSELLKEEISKL, encoded by the coding sequence ATGCTCGCTTTTCTGCAAAAGATCGGAAGAGCCCTGATGCTCCCGGTCGCAACGTTGCCAGCCGCAGCGATTTTGCAAAGCTTTGGTCTTCTCAAATTCGAGAAGGACCTCAATCTCGGCGCCTTTGGCGCATTCATGGACTCGTACATCGCTCCGCTTTTGGCTGCTGGCGGTGCAGCCATTTTTGACAACCTGGCATTAATCTTTGCTGTCGGTGTTGCCATTGGCTTGGCTGGAGATGCTGTTGCTGCTTTGGCCGCTGTCATTGCCTACGTCGTATTGACGAAAGTACTTGCAGCTGTTCCTGCTGCCATGCCTTTCATCGCGGACGATTTAAAACTGAACATGGGTGTCATCGGCGGTATTATGGCGGGTGGTATTGCAGCGTTTTTCTATAACCGCTACCATTCGATCAAGCTGCCAGAATGGCTAGGCTTCTTTGGTGGAAAGCGTTTCGTACCGATTATCACTTCTCTTTCCATGGTTGTCATCGGTTTGATTTTCGGGATCATTTGGGGGCCGATCCAGATTGCCCTCGACTCATTGGGCTCTTGGATCGTAGGTCTCGGCGCAACAGGTTCTTTCTTGTTCGGATTCTTCAACCGATTGCTCGTTCCATTTGGTCTGCACCACGTACTCAATGCGATTGCCTGGTTCCAAATCGGTGACTTTACCGATGCCACAGGAAAAGTGGTACACGGCGACTTGCATCGCTTCTTTGCGGGAGACCCATCAGCAGGAATGTTTATGACTGGTTTCTATCCGATCATGATGTTCGCACTTCCTGGAGCGGCTTTCGCTATTATTCACTCAGCGCGTCCTGAAAAACGCAAAGTAGTTGCTTCTATGTTTATTGGTGCGGCTCTCGCTTCGTTCCTGACCGGGATTACCGAGGTAGTTGAGTTTGCGTTTATGTTCGCTGCTCCACTCCTGTATTTTGTCCACGCGATATTGACGGGTGTGTCCGGGTATATCGTGACCTCTCTGGGCATCAAGCACGGCTTTGGATTCTCAGCGGGTCTGATCGACTACGGCATCAACTTCCATCTCTCTACGAATGCTTGGATGATCATCCCGATTGGTCTGGCATTCGCCGTGGTCTACTACGTCCTGTTCCGTTTCATGATCGTAAAGCTGAACCTCAAGACGCCAGGGCGTGAAGATGACGAAGAAATGACAGCTACAGCTACGGGAAGGAACAATTCGATGCAGGATAAAGCGATCCAAGTGCTCACTCACATTGGTGGAAAAGAAAACGTCGTTAGCGTAGACGCTTGCATCACTCGTTTGCGTCTCGTCTTGAAGGACGACAAGAAGGTCAATGACAAAGCCTTGAAGGACCTCGGTGCAGCAGGTGTCATGCGACTGGGTCAAGGAAGCGTGCAAGTCGTCTTTGGAACCCATTCGGAGCTGCTAAAAGAAGAGATAAGCAAGCTGTAA
- a CDS encoding DUF4275 family protein has protein sequence MKLADRMKEKNTKTTELSIWGPYLREEWEKHFASHLTEEDKDRIFLKNKDGYQGYLWHLFSNKLRDCLEREEADEAFQQVAHESYYVFYQLENEVLILENAAEFSVADLEKEYDVYVVDKDFTWTYVKTHETQWCGPYFCRK, from the coding sequence ATGAAACTAGCTGACCGGATGAAGGAAAAGAACACGAAGACAACAGAGCTGTCTATTTGGGGACCATACTTGCGGGAAGAATGGGAGAAGCATTTTGCGAGCCATCTGACCGAAGAAGATAAAGACAGGATTTTTCTCAAAAATAAAGATGGCTACCAGGGGTATCTGTGGCATTTATTCAGCAATAAGCTGAGGGATTGTCTTGAACGCGAGGAAGCGGATGAAGCCTTTCAGCAAGTTGCCCATGAGTCGTACTATGTGTTTTACCAGCTTGAAAACGAAGTGTTGATCTTGGAAAATGCTGCGGAGTTTTCTGTCGCGGACTTGGAAAAAGAATACGATGTGTATGTAGTAGATAAGGATTTTACGTGGACGTATGTGAAGACCCATGAAACCCAGTGGTGTGGGCCTTATTTTTGCAGGAAGTAG
- the tadA gene encoding tRNA adenosine(34) deaminase TadA, with protein MIQANEHDYYMKQAMEEAQKAAAIGEVPIGAVIVRDGEIVGRGYNLRETQKDPTLHAEMIAIREASERLGGWRLIGCTLYVTLEPCPMCAGAIVQSRIEQVVYGARDPKAGCAGTIMNLLEEPRFNHQVPVIEGVLAEECGQMLKDFFRGLRKKRQPVQE; from the coding sequence GTGATACAAGCAAATGAACATGATTATTATATGAAACAAGCCATGGAAGAGGCCCAGAAAGCCGCTGCGATTGGCGAGGTTCCGATCGGTGCGGTCATCGTGCGCGACGGGGAAATCGTTGGTCGCGGCTACAACTTGCGGGAAACACAAAAAGACCCTACCTTGCACGCGGAAATGATCGCGATACGGGAGGCAAGTGAACGCTTGGGTGGATGGCGCTTGATCGGATGTACGCTGTACGTGACGTTGGAGCCGTGTCCCATGTGTGCGGGTGCAATCGTTCAAAGTCGCATTGAGCAAGTCGTGTATGGCGCTCGCGATCCGAAGGCGGGCTGTGCCGGGACAATAATGAACCTGTTGGAAGAACCGCGCTTTAATCACCAGGTGCCAGTTATTGAGGGTGTTCTTGCGGAGGAATGCGGGCAGATGCTCAAGGACTTCTTTCGTGGATTGCGAAAAAAAAGACAGCCGGTACAGGAATGA
- a CDS encoding ribonuclease H-like YkuK family protein encodes MGLTSANTLFDRFHSPTRGLLAKEEVFSHIEHTISSIGGPFEIIVGADSQLKSRGTFFALVITVIRPGHGGTFFYHKFQERRYSSLQQRIFQEAMYAVGLATEVRQYLRDRHLDTPIRLHFDIGTNGPTRKFIQSLLSLAETNHFRAEIKPNSFCASTIADKYTK; translated from the coding sequence GTGGGCTTAACCTCTGCAAATACGTTATTTGATCGCTTTCACAGTCCGACTAGAGGTCTACTGGCAAAAGAAGAAGTGTTTTCCCACATCGAACATACCATCTCATCCATAGGTGGTCCATTTGAAATTATTGTGGGGGCCGACTCTCAATTAAAAAGCCGCGGGACTTTTTTTGCCCTAGTTATCACAGTGATTCGTCCCGGCCATGGGGGAACCTTCTTTTATCACAAATTTCAAGAACGCCGGTACTCATCTTTGCAACAGCGTATATTTCAGGAAGCGATGTACGCAGTCGGACTTGCCACAGAAGTACGCCAATATTTGCGGGACCGCCACTTAGATACTCCCATCCGCCTGCATTTTGATATCGGCACGAATGGTCCTACCCGTAAGTTTATCCAGTCTTTGTTGAGCTTAGCAGAAACCAATCACTTTCGTGCCGAGATCAAACCGAACTCCTTCTGTGCATCTACGATTGCCGACAAGTACACCAAGTAA
- a CDS encoding penicillin-binding transpeptidase domain-containing protein → MTPSFEEKEISTMLQSFPSLQMDEDKRREIASHIRRERELLKQMKRRKKYAKAIGGVAASFALLFIAYQWMPPEVTPSVPSAQQMNTGESQKAQAAETSSQADMVLTLDSQIQEYVEEAIHKTDKAYQPENMTVIVTDPNTGEILGMGNLKKQDANDRVPDIVKAKPDPVAAFPIVTLAAAIEEEKYKNYETYESGTYEITPGKFIKDHNVGKGWGQITYLEGIQRSSNVAFAKLSEQIPNDSLQQYFKRFGFGVKTGTEQINEQPGKIPNMDTPYDKAMAAYGLAGSASAIQQVAAVGAIANGGELMKPHVTREARNHIDKGRRVISEETAKQVREILEVLVKNKPGSDTAFSIKEHTVAGRTGIVEKRDQKGNFIEGKYTYSFIGFAPSDDPKLLVYIAVDDPNTDLWVKLWGQEIVAPPFKEIMENSLQYLQQR, encoded by the coding sequence ATGACGCCATCTTTTGAAGAAAAAGAAATAAGCACAATGCTTCAATCATTTCCGTCGCTTCAGATGGACGAGGACAAACGACGTGAAATCGCGAGTCATATCCGTCGAGAAAGGGAGCTGCTCAAACAGATGAAAAGGCGAAAAAAGTATGCCAAGGCCATCGGGGGCGTAGCTGCTTCATTTGCTTTATTGTTTATCGCTTATCAGTGGATGCCTCCCGAGGTAACCCCTTCCGTACCAAGCGCACAACAGATGAATACAGGGGAGAGTCAAAAGGCACAAGCCGCGGAAACTTCATCCCAAGCCGATATGGTTCTGACCCTCGATTCACAAATTCAGGAGTATGTAGAAGAAGCGATACATAAGACCGACAAAGCCTATCAGCCCGAGAACATGACGGTAATCGTTACCGATCCAAATACTGGAGAAATTCTTGGGATGGGGAATCTGAAAAAACAGGATGCCAATGACCGGGTTCCAGACATAGTAAAAGCGAAACCAGATCCTGTGGCCGCATTTCCGATCGTGACGTTGGCGGCAGCTATTGAAGAGGAAAAGTATAAGAACTACGAAACTTACGAGTCCGGAACCTACGAGATTACCCCAGGCAAGTTTATAAAAGACCATAATGTTGGGAAGGGCTGGGGACAGATTACGTATTTAGAAGGTATCCAACGTTCTTCGAATGTCGCTTTTGCCAAGCTCAGTGAACAGATACCCAATGATTCGTTGCAGCAATATTTTAAACGGTTCGGTTTTGGAGTGAAAACTGGTACCGAACAAATCAATGAACAGCCTGGAAAGATACCAAACATGGATACTCCCTATGATAAGGCAATGGCAGCTTATGGACTTGCGGGTTCTGCCTCTGCCATTCAACAAGTAGCTGCTGTCGGGGCTATTGCCAACGGTGGGGAGTTGATGAAACCCCATGTCACGAGGGAGGCAAGGAATCACATTGACAAAGGGCGTCGAGTCATATCAGAAGAAACAGCCAAACAGGTTCGAGAAATTTTAGAGGTGTTAGTAAAAAACAAACCTGGCTCAGATACAGCCTTTTCCATAAAAGAACATACAGTCGCTGGGCGCACAGGAATCGTAGAGAAACGCGACCAGAAAGGAAACTTCATCGAAGGAAAATATACGTATTCCTTTATCGGATTTGCACCAAGTGATGATCCAAAGCTATTGGTTTACATAGCTGTTGATGACCCGAACACAGACCTCTGGGTAAAATTATGGGGACAAGAAATTGTTGCTCCTCCTTTCAAAGAGATCATGGAAAACAGTTTGCAGTATCTCCAGCAACGATGA
- a CDS encoding PTS sugar transporter subunit IIA, giving the protein MLRSLFSRKKQQEVTFLAPLTGTVLPLSEVPDPVFAGKVVGDGVAILPSADTLVSPIDGKVTHLFPTHHAIGLSTESGLEILMHIGIDTVKLNGKGFTPFVSVGDQVKAGDKLIQFDKSVLEEAGCPIVTPIVITNGDRVAEKNVVAKATVQAGQEPLMTVVLK; this is encoded by the coding sequence ATGCTACGCAGTCTTTTTTCCCGGAAAAAACAACAAGAGGTAACCTTTCTTGCACCATTAACAGGTACCGTACTACCCCTGTCTGAAGTTCCTGATCCTGTATTCGCAGGCAAAGTCGTCGGTGATGGTGTAGCGATTTTACCAAGTGCAGACACTCTCGTCTCCCCTATCGATGGAAAGGTAACGCATCTTTTCCCTACTCACCATGCTATTGGGCTGTCGACTGAAAGCGGTCTCGAGATATTGATGCATATCGGTATTGATACCGTGAAATTAAACGGAAAAGGCTTTACCCCATTTGTCTCCGTTGGCGATCAAGTCAAAGCTGGCGACAAGCTCATCCAATTCGACAAGAGTGTACTGGAAGAAGCGGGCTGTCCGATCGTAACACCAATCGTTATTACGAACGGTGATCGGGTTGCTGAAAAAAATGTGGTGGCAAAAGCAACTGTGCAAGCAGGCCAAGAGCCACTGATGACTGTCGTCTTAAAATAA
- a CDS encoding pseudouridine synthase, translated as MKRERLDKVLANMAIGTRKEVKALVKQRLIVVDGVVATDPGMHVIPEEQEILVDGEPLNFKRWVYVLLNKPPGVVSATEDNVHETVVDLLPYEWAIKVHPVGRLDIDTEGLLLLTNDGQLSHSLLSPKKKVDKEYFARIDGRVTEHHVQEFAKGVELEDFTTLPAKLEIISSGETSEIRVTIMEGKFHQVKRMFAAFDLQVTYLQRIRMGPLHLDPSLAPGEYRELTEEELNMLQNVNK; from the coding sequence ATGAAACGTGAACGTTTGGACAAGGTGCTGGCCAATATGGCAATCGGCACGCGCAAGGAAGTGAAAGCATTAGTAAAGCAGCGACTGATCGTCGTAGACGGCGTTGTCGCAACAGACCCGGGGATGCACGTTATTCCCGAGGAACAGGAAATCCTTGTGGATGGAGAACCGCTTAACTTCAAGCGCTGGGTATACGTTTTACTAAACAAGCCGCCTGGAGTGGTTTCTGCTACAGAGGACAATGTCCATGAAACCGTAGTGGACTTGCTCCCGTACGAATGGGCAATCAAAGTGCATCCGGTAGGCCGACTGGATATTGATACAGAGGGTCTCTTGCTGTTGACCAATGACGGTCAGCTCTCCCATAGCCTCTTGTCCCCGAAAAAGAAAGTAGACAAGGAATACTTTGCCCGCATTGATGGCCGGGTCACGGAGCACCATGTACAGGAGTTTGCCAAGGGCGTGGAATTGGAGGACTTTACTACACTGCCAGCCAAGCTGGAGATTATCTCTTCGGGAGAAACATCAGAGATTCGCGTCACCATCATGGAGGGAAAGTTCCATCAGGTAAAGCGGATGTTTGCTGCTTTCGACCTGCAGGTCACCTATCTGCAACGGATTCGTATGGGCCCGCTTCACCTTGACCCGTCACTCGCCCCTGGTGAGTATCGCGAACTGACCGAAGAAGAGCTGAACATGCTGCAAAACGTAAACAAATAA
- a CDS encoding HPr family phosphocarrier protein, with the protein MVQFEVTVNVEGGLHARPAALLVNCSSQSQSKITLSKGTKHADGKSILGIMTLGVSQGDTLTVQIDGADEQNVATAIQQLLEQSSSNI; encoded by the coding sequence ATGGTTCAATTTGAAGTAACCGTCAATGTAGAGGGTGGGCTCCACGCGAGACCAGCAGCTCTACTCGTGAATTGTTCGTCGCAATCTCAGTCAAAGATTACGCTGAGCAAAGGGACAAAACACGCAGATGGCAAAAGCATTCTCGGCATCATGACGTTGGGTGTCTCCCAAGGCGATACCCTGACCGTTCAGATCGACGGAGCGGATGAACAAAACGTAGCCACTGCGATTCAGCAGCTGTTGGAGCAATCCTCGTCAAACATATAG
- a CDS encoding GNAT family N-acetyltransferase — protein sequence MGQKSVREIRVTDYRDIYLLNLEFNPNLHVFTEDQVKEKIEIITKKTNDMIFVCEQNNEVIGYIHGSPYELLFSDSLVNVLGFVVKETYRNQGVGNMLIEQLEQWGKNNGFSGIKLLSHPIRIHAHRFYERRGYLFTKDQKNFIKSF from the coding sequence ATGGGACAAAAAAGTGTGAGAGAAATTAGGGTCACGGATTATCGTGATATTTATTTGTTAAACCTAGAATTTAACCCGAATCTGCATGTATTTACCGAAGATCAGGTAAAAGAGAAAATCGAAATCATCACAAAGAAAACAAATGATATGATCTTTGTTTGTGAGCAAAATAACGAAGTCATCGGATATATTCATGGAAGCCCTTATGAATTGCTTTTTTCCGACTCTCTTGTAAATGTCTTGGGATTTGTTGTGAAAGAAACGTATAGGAATCAAGGTGTAGGTAACATGTTGATTGAACAGCTGGAACAGTGGGGAAAGAACAATGGATTTTCCGGGATAAAGCTGTTATCCCACCCAATTCGCATACATGCTCACAGGTTCTATGAACGACGTGGCTATTTATTTACAAAGGATCAGAAAAATTTTATCAAAAGCTTCTAG
- a CDS encoding RNA polymerase sigma factor translates to MDSDDRIERWFQQYGHDIYNYLAYFTGRRDVEDLVQEVFTKALRALSSYEGRAQPKTWLLTIARHAAIDYRRKQKMMDWFPENVLRLLTSKERTPEKALVLKEQLHEVYEAMNHLKSTYREVLILRLIEGVSTVETAEILGWSEAKVSTTLHRAIKELQKQMGNNGREVHLHDAIF, encoded by the coding sequence ATGGATTCCGATGACCGAATAGAGCGATGGTTCCAGCAATACGGCCATGATATTTACAATTACCTCGCGTATTTTACCGGACGTAGAGATGTGGAAGATTTAGTCCAGGAGGTTTTTACGAAGGCGCTAAGAGCCTTATCAAGCTATGAAGGCAGAGCACAGCCCAAAACATGGCTTCTGACCATCGCGCGCCATGCAGCGATTGATTATAGGCGAAAGCAAAAAATGATGGATTGGTTCCCCGAAAACGTCCTTCGACTCCTCACTTCCAAAGAGCGTACACCTGAGAAGGCATTGGTGTTAAAGGAACAATTGCACGAAGTTTATGAAGCGATGAATCACCTGAAAAGCACATATCGAGAAGTTCTGATCCTGCGGTTGATCGAGGGAGTATCTACAGTAGAGACAGCGGAAATCTTGGGCTGGAGTGAAGCAAAAGTCAGTACGACGCTCCATCGAGCCATCAAGGAATTGCAAAAACAAATGGGCAATAACGGCAGGGAGGTCCATCTACATGACGCCATCTTTTGA
- the ptsP gene encoding phosphoenolpyruvate--protein phosphotransferase: MLKGIPVSAGISIAPVLRLTHETAITQAESTTPVDTTQELGLLSKSVEQAREQLEKLKEQTEEQLGSEKAAILSAHIAFLDDPAFVGEMSALIENQQLAASAAVSQVADQFIALFESMNDAYMKERADDIRDVSRRLIRNISGGDTVISYPEEPFILVAWDVTPSETLQLPLQHVRGIVTAKGGATSHAAILARSLGIPAVMGAGDTLMEKVDSGSLLIIDGTSGQLIVSPDADTLTAYQEKAAQEAKERQWYEAIKDLPAETTDGHRVHLMANMAVPEESDALIASGVEGIGLFRSEFLFMDRSTLPDEAEQFAAYKHVAAAFGDKPVIIRTLDVGGDKHLPALALPQEENPFLGFRAMRISLARPELFLVQLRALLRASAFGRLLIMFPMISHLEQLREAKRLLEQAKAELRAEGIAFDEKIAVGMMMEIPGACLQADAFAKEVDFFSIGTNDLVQYTLAVDRMNANIAELYSYYHPAVLRLISQVIEASHRAGIWTGLCGEMAGDPLATKLLLGLGLDEFSGAASVMPKVKERIRSTSVEEAKQLAEHVLTLSTVDEVVQYLKDKAL, from the coding sequence ATGTTAAAAGGAATCCCGGTTTCCGCTGGCATTTCGATTGCCCCTGTTTTACGCCTCACACACGAAACAGCCATCACGCAGGCAGAGTCCACCACTCCAGTGGATACAACTCAGGAGCTAGGACTACTGAGCAAGAGCGTCGAGCAAGCTCGCGAACAACTGGAAAAGCTAAAAGAACAGACAGAGGAACAACTAGGCTCGGAAAAAGCGGCCATCCTCTCTGCTCATATCGCCTTTTTGGATGACCCGGCATTTGTGGGGGAGATGAGTGCGCTCATTGAAAATCAACAACTGGCGGCATCTGCTGCCGTCTCGCAAGTAGCCGATCAGTTCATTGCTCTCTTTGAGAGTATGAACGATGCCTACATGAAAGAGCGCGCGGATGATATTCGTGATGTGAGCCGCCGTCTGATTCGAAATATTTCGGGCGGTGACACCGTCATCTCCTACCCGGAAGAGCCTTTTATCCTGGTTGCATGGGACGTCACCCCATCCGAGACGCTTCAGCTTCCGCTCCAGCATGTACGGGGAATTGTCACGGCAAAAGGCGGCGCTACCTCTCATGCAGCCATATTGGCACGCTCTCTCGGAATTCCCGCTGTCATGGGTGCAGGCGATACCTTGATGGAAAAAGTAGACTCCGGAAGTTTGTTGATCATCGATGGAACCTCTGGACAGCTCATTGTTTCGCCTGATGCGGATACACTGACGGCCTATCAGGAAAAAGCCGCACAGGAAGCAAAGGAACGCCAATGGTACGAAGCCATTAAAGATCTGCCTGCCGAAACAACCGATGGTCACCGCGTTCACCTGATGGCAAACATGGCTGTGCCAGAAGAATCTGATGCACTGATCGCATCTGGTGTAGAAGGAATCGGGTTGTTCCGCTCCGAGTTTTTGTTCATGGATCGCAGCACTCTTCCCGATGAGGCCGAACAATTTGCTGCATACAAGCACGTAGCCGCTGCTTTTGGCGACAAGCCGGTCATCATTCGCACCTTGGATGTTGGCGGTGACAAGCATTTGCCAGCCCTCGCGCTTCCACAGGAGGAAAACCCGTTCCTTGGTTTCCGCGCCATGCGCATCTCGTTAGCCAGACCGGAATTGTTCCTGGTGCAATTACGCGCTCTCTTGCGTGCCAGCGCATTTGGCCGCCTGCTGATCATGTTCCCGATGATTTCCCATTTGGAGCAGCTGCGTGAAGCCAAACGATTGCTGGAGCAAGCAAAAGCAGAGCTGCGGGCAGAAGGGATCGCTTTTGACGAGAAGATCGCAGTAGGCATGATGATGGAGATTCCGGGTGCTTGCCTGCAAGCAGATGCGTTTGCGAAAGAGGTAGACTTTTTCAGCATCGGCACGAATGATCTCGTTCAATATACCCTAGCAGTAGACCGGATGAATGCCAATATCGCCGAGCTGTACAGCTACTACCATCCAGCTGTTTTACGATTGATTTCCCAAGTCATCGAAGCTTCCCATCGGGCGGGCATTTGGACTGGGCTGTGTGGGGAAATGGCGGGAGATCCGTTGGCTACCAAGCTCTTGCTCGGATTGGGGCTCGATGAGTTCAGCGGTGCCGCTTCGGTAATGCCAAAAGTCAAAGAACGTATCCGCTCCACCAGCGTAGAGGAAGCGAAGCAATTGGCTGAGCACGTTCTTACACTCTCTACTGTAGACGAGGTCGTTCAATATCTGAAAGACAAAGCCTTATAA
- a CDS encoding helix-turn-helix domain-containing protein has product MERLNLPFIAQRRNECKLTLQEMAEALGFRNASTYLKYEKGDYDFKANHLPVLAKKLRCNMLDLFIRMVC; this is encoded by the coding sequence GTGGAACGACTCAACCTCCCGTTTATCGCGCAACGACGTAATGAGTGCAAGCTGACCTTGCAAGAAATGGCGGAAGCACTCGGGTTTCGAAATGCTTCAACATACTTGAAGTACGAGAAGGGAGATTATGACTTCAAGGCTAATCATTTGCCGGTGTTGGCTAAAAAGCTACGATGTAACATGCTTGATCTTTTTATCAGGATGGTTTGCTGA
- a CDS encoding helix-turn-helix domain-containing protein, translating into MSIVGQRIKWLREQKQWSQLQLAEKLGIHNTVLSRIESGEKKGVDFHLISKVADLFEVSTDFLHGRTEEPSWQRGSVRETPATFLDVDVLTEKDLVEVKRHIEFLKWKSLQEKSEDPS; encoded by the coding sequence ATGTCCATAGTTGGTCAACGCATAAAATGGCTGCGCGAACAAAAACAATGGTCACAACTTCAATTAGCTGAAAAGCTGGGCATACATAATACGGTACTTTCGCGGATCGAGTCAGGCGAAAAGAAGGGCGTCGATTTTCATCTGATTTCCAAAGTCGCAGATTTATTTGAAGTATCCACCGATTTTCTCCACGGGCGCACGGAAGAACCATCTTGGCAACGCGGTTCTGTCCGGGAAACGCCGGCGACCTTTTTGGATGTCGATGTCCTGACCGAGAAAGACCTGGTTGAGGTCAAACGCCATATTGAATTTTTGAAGTGGAAGTCTTTGCAAGAAAAGAGCGAAGACCCTTCTTGA
- a CDS encoding winged helix-turn-helix transcriptional regulator — translation MKQSTLCPKFEKGMQLLGKRWTGLILYQLLSGPQRFCALEGALPVSGRLLSERLKDLEKEGLVHRQVFTDSAPVRVEYSLTEMGKALTPVLKGIESWSQSWIELNADEMANDSEE, via the coding sequence ATGAAACAGTCTACCCTCTGTCCTAAGTTCGAAAAAGGTATGCAGTTGTTGGGGAAGCGATGGACAGGTCTAATCCTATACCAGTTGTTGTCGGGACCACAGCGATTCTGTGCATTGGAAGGGGCCCTGCCAGTAAGCGGAAGGCTACTTTCTGAGCGTTTGAAGGATTTGGAGAAGGAAGGACTCGTGCATCGGCAGGTGTTTACTGATTCTGCTCCTGTCCGCGTAGAGTATTCCTTAACGGAGATGGGGAAAGCTCTGACTCCGGTTCTCAAAGGAATTGAGTCTTGGTCGCAGAGCTGGATCGAGTTGAATGCAGACGAAATGGCTAACGACAGCGAAGAATAA
- the glcT gene encoding glucose PTS transporter transcription antiterminator GlcT, producing the protein MSREKEKTYAITRVLNHNVVLVEEPGSGQEIVLFGKGIGFGAKPGNTIPAQDSRVEKRFMLENENHQKQYQNILSQVDPAVVGIAEEIIALIASEITPELNEHVHVALPDHIQFAIYRLNNGMEIVNPFLFEIQTLYTKEYALANRAADMIKNAFDLDIPDSEIGFLALHIHSAISYVPVKKAVQFTNIITDLVSLIEERTAITIERSTIDYVRLITHLRFAVERIRQQKFIKNPLLDRVKTTMPEAYQLATELAQYISTRLEIAVPEDEVGYMALHLYRLLQQN; encoded by the coding sequence TTGTCCCGTGAAAAGGAAAAAACGTACGCAATTACGCGTGTGTTGAACCATAACGTCGTACTCGTAGAAGAACCCGGATCCGGACAAGAAATTGTCCTGTTCGGAAAAGGAATCGGATTTGGCGCAAAACCCGGGAATACCATCCCCGCCCAAGACTCGCGTGTGGAAAAGCGCTTCATGCTCGAAAATGAAAATCATCAGAAGCAGTATCAGAACATCTTGAGCCAAGTAGATCCTGCTGTCGTAGGAATTGCGGAAGAAATTATCGCTCTCATTGCGAGTGAAATTACGCCAGAATTAAACGAACACGTCCATGTTGCCTTGCCTGACCATATCCAGTTTGCGATCTATCGGCTCAATAACGGCATGGAGATCGTGAATCCGTTTTTGTTCGAAATCCAGACGCTGTACACGAAAGAGTACGCACTGGCGAATCGGGCAGCGGATATGATCAAAAACGCATTCGACCTGGACATTCCCGATAGTGAAATCGGATTTCTGGCCTTGCACATTCACTCCGCGATCAGCTACGTCCCAGTAAAAAAGGCTGTCCAATTCACCAACATCATCACAGACTTGGTAAGCCTGATTGAAGAGCGAACAGCCATTACGATTGAACGCAGTACCATTGATTACGTTCGCCTCATTACCCATTTGCGCTTTGCCGTTGAGCGCATCCGTCAGCAAAAATTCATCAAGAACCCGCTTCTGGACCGAGTCAAAACCACCATGCCAGAAGCCTATCAATTGGCAACAGAGCTGGCTCAATACATCTCCACCCGTCTCGAGATTGCTGTACCAGAAGACGAGGTTGGTTACATGGCTCTGCACCTTTATCGCTTATTACAACAAAATTAA